From one Streptomyces sp. CA-210063 genomic stretch:
- a CDS encoding 2-phosphosulfolactate phosphatase: MDARFLGIAELVEAPSVAVVVDVMRAFTVAAWVFAQGAEKIVLAESLDEALAVKARHPDWMALKDGPPAPGFDMVNSPGLLRSVDLGGRTVVQKTTAGTVGALAVKEASLVLCAGFVVAEATARLLRTRRSDSVTFVVTGEDGQADEDLACAQYIARRATEAGTDATEFLRRAGESRAAAELAEGVRQGVHPDDVALCLELDRFPFAMVAALEDSLMVLRPRAVPSPTDEASI; encoded by the coding sequence GAAGCCCCGTCCGTGGCGGTCGTGGTCGACGTCATGCGTGCTTTCACGGTGGCCGCCTGGGTCTTTGCCCAGGGGGCGGAGAAGATCGTTCTCGCTGAGTCGCTGGACGAGGCCCTGGCGGTCAAGGCTCGCCACCCGGATTGGATGGCGCTCAAGGACGGCCCGCCCGCGCCCGGGTTCGACATGGTCAACTCGCCGGGCCTGCTGCGGTCTGTCGACCTTGGCGGACGGACCGTTGTGCAGAAGACCACGGCAGGGACGGTCGGCGCCCTCGCGGTCAAGGAGGCGTCGCTGGTGCTGTGCGCCGGCTTCGTGGTGGCGGAGGCAACGGCTCGGCTCCTGCGGACGCGCAGGAGCGACAGTGTCACGTTCGTGGTCACGGGCGAAGATGGGCAGGCCGACGAAGATCTGGCGTGCGCTCAGTACATCGCTCGCAGGGCCACCGAGGCTGGGACGGACGCAACAGAGTTCCTCCGCCGCGCCGGCGAGTCACGCGCCGCCGCCGAGTTGGCGGAGGGTGTGCGTCAAGGAGTCCATCCTGATGACGTCGCACTCTGTCTTGAGCTCGACCGGTTCCCCTTTGCCATGGTGGCGGCCTTGGAGGACTCACTCATGGTCCTCCGCCCGCGCGCCGTGCCTTCGCCGACCGACGAGGCTTCGATCTAG
- a CDS encoding SGNH/GDSL hydrolase family protein, with product MSSMSRARVARRIAAGAAYGGGGIGLVGAAAVGVLLAEVRMARRVVGNGHSPHPPSAEGLYGHAYGSRYASRHGRTYDSYGSYGSSYDTPGDPPLRLVMLGDSTAAGQGVHRARQTPGALIASGLAAVAERPVRLRNVALPGAQSDDLDRQVALVLEDPAQVPDVCVIMIGANDVTHRMPPTRSVRHLSAAVRRLRTAGAEVVVGTCPDLGTIEPVQQPLRWLARRASRQLAAAQTIGTVEQGGRTVSLGDLLGPEFEQNPRELFGPDNYHPSAEGYATAAMAVLPTVCAALGLWPAEEERPDVSRREGFLPVARAAAEAASEAGTEVTAAMPTGPRGPWALLKRRRRRRVPVSDPTPAAAAEAQPGA from the coding sequence ATGTCGAGCATGTCCAGAGCGAGGGTGGCCCGGCGTATCGCGGCGGGCGCGGCGTACGGCGGTGGTGGCATCGGGCTGGTCGGTGCGGCGGCCGTGGGTGTGCTGCTGGCCGAGGTACGGATGGCCAGGCGCGTCGTGGGCAACGGGCACAGCCCGCATCCCCCGAGCGCGGAGGGGCTGTACGGCCACGCGTACGGCAGTCGGTACGCCAGTCGGCACGGCCGTACGTACGACTCATACGGCTCGTACGGTAGTTCGTACGACACTCCCGGCGATCCCCCGCTCCGCCTCGTCATGCTCGGCGACTCCACGGCCGCCGGCCAGGGCGTCCACCGGGCCCGGCAGACCCCGGGCGCCCTCATCGCCTCGGGGCTCGCGGCGGTGGCCGAGCGCCCGGTGCGGCTGCGCAACGTCGCGCTGCCGGGCGCCCAGTCCGACGACCTGGACCGGCAGGTGGCACTCGTCCTGGAGGACCCGGCCCAGGTCCCCGACGTCTGCGTGATCATGATCGGCGCGAACGACGTGACCCATCGGATGCCCCCGACCCGCTCGGTCCGCCACCTCTCCGCGGCCGTACGGCGGCTGCGGACCGCCGGCGCGGAGGTGGTGGTCGGCACCTGTCCCGACCTCGGCACGATCGAGCCCGTGCAGCAGCCGTTGCGCTGGCTCGCCCGCCGGGCCTCGCGGCAGCTGGCGGCCGCCCAGACGATCGGGACCGTCGAACAAGGCGGCCGCACCGTGTCCCTCGGAGACCTCCTCGGCCCCGAGTTCGAACAGAACCCCCGCGAACTGTTCGGCCCCGACAACTACCACCCCTCCGCCGAGGGCTACGCGACCGCGGCGATGGCCGTCCTGCCGACGGTGTGCGCGGCGCTGGGCCTGTGGCCGGCGGAGGAGGAGCGGCCGGATGTCAGCCGCCGCGAGGGCTTCCTGCCGGTTGCCCGCGCCGCCGCCGAGGCCGCGTCGGAGGCCGGCACCGAGGTGACGGCCGCCATGCCTACGGGGCCGCGTGGGCCTTGGGCTCTGCTGAAGCGGCGGCGTCGGCGGAGGGTGCCGGTGTCGGACCCGACGCCGGCCGCGGCCGCGGAGGCGCAGCCGGGCGCCTAA
- a CDS encoding cystathionine beta-synthase, with translation MRFHDSMISLVGNTPLLRLHSVTEGIQATVLAKVEYFNPGGSVKDRIALRMIEAAEKSGELRPGGTIVEPTSGNTGVGLAIVAQQKGYKCIFVCPDKVSTDKINVLRAYGAEVVVCPTAVAPEHPDSYYNVSDRLVRETPGAWKPDQYSNPNNPLSHYHSTGPELWDQTEGRITHFVAGVGTGGTISGTGRYLKDASDGRVQVIGADPEGSVYSGGSGRPYLVEGVGEDFWPTAYDRTVADEIVAVSDKDSFQMTRRLAKEEGLLVGGSCGMAVVAALKVAERLGPDDVVVVLLPDSGRGYLSKIFNDEWMADYGFLEDEGPSARVGDVLSHKEHGAIPSLVHMHPDETVGQAIEVLREYGVSQMPIVKPGAGHPDVMAAEVVGSVVERELLDALFTQRASLDDPLEKHMSAPLPQVGSGEPVADLMSVLGSADATIVLVEGKPTGVVSRQDLLAFLAKGGTKQ, from the coding sequence GTGCGATTCCACGACTCGATGATCAGCCTCGTCGGCAACACCCCGCTGCTGAGGCTCCACAGCGTGACCGAGGGCATTCAGGCGACAGTCCTGGCCAAGGTCGAGTACTTCAATCCCGGCGGTTCCGTGAAGGACCGCATCGCACTGCGCATGATCGAGGCGGCGGAGAAGAGCGGAGAGCTGAGGCCAGGCGGCACGATCGTCGAGCCCACCAGCGGAAACACCGGTGTGGGGCTCGCCATCGTCGCCCAGCAGAAGGGGTACAAGTGCATCTTCGTGTGCCCCGACAAGGTGAGCACCGACAAGATCAATGTGCTGAGGGCCTACGGGGCCGAGGTCGTGGTCTGCCCCACCGCTGTCGCCCCCGAGCACCCCGACTCGTACTACAACGTCTCCGACCGGCTGGTCCGTGAGACGCCGGGTGCCTGGAAGCCCGACCAGTACTCCAACCCCAACAACCCGCTCTCCCACTACCACTCGACCGGCCCTGAGCTGTGGGATCAGACGGAGGGGCGGATCACGCATTTCGTGGCGGGTGTGGGGACCGGCGGGACGATCTCCGGCACGGGGCGTTACCTGAAGGACGCCAGCGACGGCCGCGTCCAGGTCATCGGCGCCGACCCCGAGGGGTCCGTGTACTCCGGCGGCTCCGGGCGGCCGTACCTCGTCGAGGGCGTCGGTGAGGACTTCTGGCCGACCGCGTACGACCGGACCGTCGCCGACGAGATCGTCGCCGTGTCCGACAAGGACTCCTTCCAGATGACCCGGCGGCTGGCGAAGGAGGAGGGCCTGCTCGTGGGCGGCTCCTGCGGCATGGCCGTCGTCGCCGCGCTGAAGGTCGCCGAGCGGCTCGGCCCGGACGACGTGGTCGTCGTCCTGCTGCCGGACAGCGGGCGCGGCTACCTCAGCAAGATCTTCAACGACGAGTGGATGGCCGACTACGGCTTCCTGGAGGACGAGGGGCCGAGCGCGCGCGTCGGCGACGTCCTCAGCCACAAGGAGCACGGCGCCATCCCCTCCCTCGTGCACATGCACCCCGACGAGACGGTCGGGCAGGCGATCGAGGTGCTGCGGGAGTACGGCGTCTCGCAGATGCCGATCGTCAAGCCGGGCGCCGGGCACCCGGACGTGATGGCCGCCGAGGTGGTCGGGTCCGTCGTCGAACGGGAACTGCTGGACGCCCTGTTCACCCAGCGCGCCTCGCTCGACGACCCGCTGGAGAAGCACATGTCGGCGCCGCTGCCGCAGGTCGGTTCCGGTGAACCGGTCGCCGACCTGATGTCCGTGCTCGGCTCGGCGGACGCGACGATCGTGCTGGTCGAGGGCAAGCCGACGGGTGTCGTCAGTCGGCAGGACCTGCTCGCGTTCCTCGCCAAGGGCGGGACGAAGCAGTAG